Within Astyanax mexicanus isolate ESR-SI-001 chromosome 2, AstMex3_surface, whole genome shotgun sequence, the genomic segment ttttgctcttaatgtaatatctatgttgcagaagttcatacttattttttgtattatgttatttgtaatgtgatttatatatataaatcacattacaaataaataacataataagaaaagtctcccgttttttttacaagtgttgtaaaatatatataaataacaattgaaatatgtaactaaatgttgggtttattatacgatatcgtataataaacccaacatttagttacatatttcaatatttgttatttatatatatttttacaacacttgtaaaaaaaaacgggagacctttccgtctcccatctttttagtgaacttattctaatggttcagttcatctaaaagagctgttatgcccatcactacgaaaaataacaaaaggctagtgctaactggttaactctagctctcactctcagcacacactcacgggcagctcttctctctctctctctctctctctctctctcccttcacacacacacacgcgctttcctgctctgcccctccccctaccccaatcacaagcccagcacagaacagaacagtgaattcacagtgaacagaatataaaagcagcttcgctacaatatagctaattgttaagaatttaaagattaggctcctgaaagccagtaatgttgaccctgctaaaaagtccagctcaaaatcagaagaaaacattccctatactccctatatttaacgatatagcctcccagtataaagtacgttttttctgcttttgagatggattatttagtagagagtgtaaatctgtactgcagtaaaagtgtgtagtttcataaacttggctcgacctaaatttggctcactatctttataggtcagttgctttaaaacaaagtaatgttagcataatgtaatggaagtgtgactattttcaccgggtaaaagaagcttttttttaacacagggggactaatttcatcccttaatttaaaacttcacagtgcagtttacactacactgcaaaaaaaaaaaactagacataaaatatatgcaaattaagacaaatatatgtattaagcaaaacaaatctgccaatcgggtaagcaaaattttcttagtaagatttcttacaaaaaagcaatggcaaagtctcaaaatgagtgaagtaacacctaaatcaagcaaaaaagtcactgtttatggacacaagaatcagaataacttgattgctgcttaattgtgcttattttgagttcaaattacaaattctaagtaagaatgattaagataattatccctaaaataagcaaaatacgtCATCAAGATGGCGCCGAGCATGGCTGCCGTGTTGCGAGCTCCCACttattttagcagtttttctttgtttttgtgtttgcttgtTACTCTTTTTGCACTGAATGTTACTGGCATCGTCACATATGACCGACAAACACTCCTGGGAATCAGATCGTCGATCACTCACCGCAAACCGGACTTTGAGTTCCACAACGCTGATCCTTTGTTCCCTAACATCGGAGAGGCTCCATTCACCTGGGTCGCCCGGCCACGCACGCGACGCAGACGCCGGAAAAGAGGCAAGCGAGCCGGTGTGCTCGTCAGGCTGAGACGCCGCGCTCACCGTCCGCCTCTTCCCACCTTGTTGCTGGCTAATGTACAGTCCTTGGACAACAAGCTGTGCGAGCTCCACGCACGGATCGCTTTCCAGCGGGAGATGCGTGACTGCAGCGTGATCTGCCTCACAGAGACCTGGCTATCCGCGGACATACCCGACCACGCCATAGAACCCGCGGGGTTCTCTCTGCACCGCGCCGacagatccaaagagctctctgggAAAAGTAAGGGAGGTGGTGTATGTTTCCTGATCAACAATGCTTGGTGTGATCGGAGGAATGTACATTTCATCGAGTCTTTCTGCTCGCCGGAGCTGGAATATCTGATCATCTCCTGCCGGCCGGTGTGGCTACCTCGTGAGATTACAGGACTGTGTTTAGCGGCAGTGTACATACACCCGCGTGCGGACGCGGAATTCGAACTCGGGAAGCTACACGAGCCCATCAACAAGCAGATGACCGCGCGCCCGGAGGCTGCACTCATTGTTGCAGGGGACTTTAACCggacaaactttaaaactttttgtccagcactgtttcagcacATTACATGCTTCACGCGGAAAACCCAGACGCTTGATCACTGCTACTCTAACATCCGAGGAGCCTACAAAGCCCTCCCCCGACCCCCGTTCGGcaaatcagatcactcctccatcctgcttctgcccacctacaggcagaGGCTGAAACGAGAACCGCCCACCACCAAGGAGGTACGCCGCTGGTCTGACCAATCGGAAGCTatgcttcaggactgttttgatcaCGTGGACTGGGAGATGTTCCGTGATTCGTCAAGCAGCATCGACGAGTACGCAGACACAGTCACCGCCTTCATTCGCAAGTGCGTGGATGACGTAGTGCCCCTCAGATCAGTGCGCGTCTAtccccaatcagaagccctggctgaacggtgACGTCCGTTCCGCTCTCAGCGCACGCAGCGCCGCTTTCAGATCTGGAAATACGGAGGAGTACAAACGAGCCAGCTACGCTCTCCGTAGGACCATAAAAGCGGCCAAACGtgggtacagagagaaagtggaagcACAGTTCAACACAGCCAACACCCAGAGCTTGTGGCAGGGTCTGAACATTATCACTGACTACAAGAGAAGCTCTCACACTCTGACCAGCACCAACGCTGAGCTGCCAGAGGAGCTGAACCGCTTCTACACTCGATTCGAGGCAGATcacgctgcgctcccagagtgcgccccgcccaccgctgcgctcccagagtgtgccccgcccaccgctgcgctcccagagtgcgccccgcccaccgctgatcCCATCCCACCCTCCGTCTCTGAAGCTGACGTGCGCAGAGCTTTTCAGCGGATAAATCCACGCAAGTCAGCTGGTCCGGATGGCATTCCCGGGAGAGTGCTTAAAGCCTGCTATAGAGAACTGGCAGCAGTCTACACGGACATTTATaatacatcactctctctctctgttgtgccagcttgctttaaactggccaccattgtgccagttccaaagactgcccacaccacctgtctgaatgactggcgacctgttgccctaacctccatcataagcaaatgctttgagaggctggttagggatatcatccgttcctcactgcctgccaccctggacccactgcagtttgcatacaggcagaacagatccactgacgatgcgatcgccctgaccctgcacactgccctctctcacctggacaagaaggacacgtatgtgagaatgctgtttgtggactacagttcagcattcaacaccatcgttccctcgaggctcgacatcaagctccgggatctgggtctgaacagtacactgtgcagctggatcctgaacttcctgtcagaccgacagcaggtggtgaggatgggcaacatcacatcctcctcactgaccctcaacatcggagcgccccagggctgtgtgctcagcccgctcctgtactccctgtacacccacgactgcacagccagacacagctccaatgtcatcatcaaatttgctgacgacacaacaattgttggcctgatctcaaacaacgacgaatcggcctacagagaggaggttaacatcctggaaaactggtgccaggagaataacctctctctaaacgtcagcaagaccaaggagctgatcgtggacttcaggaagcaggagaaagcatactcgttgatctccatcaacgggactgcggtggagagggtcagcagcttcaagtttctgggtgttcacatcagcgaggatctgacatggacagaacacaccacacgggtggtgaagaaggcacaacaacgcctgtacttcctcagacggctgaggaggtttggtctgaaccccagcatcctcaggactttacacctgcactgtggaaagcattctgacgggcagcatcaccacctggtatgggaactgtactgctctggagcggaaatccctgcagagggttgtgcgcacagcgcagtacatcactggggttgagctcccaaaccttttggatttatacaccaaccgctgcctgaggaaatccaaaaagatcatgaaggacccgttccatccaagccattccctgttctcacagctgccgagtggaaggaggctcagaagcttgaagaccagaaccagccggttccgagacagcttcttcccccaagcaaccaggctgtggaatagccagtagaacggtgttctgcccaacccaccccactgacacccatacaaactctgcaccctgcactttactttacactgcatctatcagacttttccatattatacagcattctgccccctgcactccccactcaactcattccttacctgcacttactcatagctatactgtgacatactgactacttccacactatccatatctacatctgtgcatatctgttctgtgcaatatttgtctatagtgtaagttatcatgtttattgtaattaagtgtattgtaaatagtgtttatactgtaagttatctgtatgtcctatttttatatattttatattattttattactctcttgtaaatattattctttacgcattggtgggaatctgcacccaagtttttcactcacatgtacacctgtactctgtgatgtgacaataaaaatcttgaatcttgaatcttgaatctaacacttacacaatgcttagtaagacaaaaagtcttatcagagaagaaaataagatttattgccttaaatttagataatttaacttgctaagatttagttttttgcaatgtaatgactgtgaacaacttattacaatatagataactaactacctatgtagttatgtatgcattagtatggtacctaagctgtcagtcctctgctattctgagcacttcagaataaagatgaatcatatttgtcagcaagttcttagattttaaaatgctattttattatatacacacacacacacacacacacatatatatcatatacatatatataatgagagtacaccaatttagctgtgagtaaaggagagattctagttgagaaactgttaaaatgaaatgtagttttaagaatgtcaattagctgtattgccattttatctcagttttggttgtctttcatttttgcatcatctgaacctgggagttgttctttaaattgtcaatatgtccatacatacaccttgttttaaatagcttgtgcttaatttaaatgaaacaaaacttaaaagctggtgttttaataaatattagcaataaataatacacatctaaaacagtaaaaccataaatgtaatacatactttttatttgactagactaggcttaaatgttttgttgactaaatgactaaagtgtgacaaacaaaagactaaaactaaattaaagtcacctgtcagaatgaatgatggactgtatctgtacttaattttaaatacttgtcattcttaattctctgttctgaacattttcatccaggcttgcttgtttaaaaaaaatagttgttttactaattctattatttcatcatgatagtgtgtatcctgcagtaaagttatttatttggttacttttttgacatttctagtttagtacattaattacaaatacaggcagtgtataaaatggtatgagagaagtgctgaatcaggggtttgcccaggatcccatacaagctaaaaacagtgtatgttaatgagacaaatgtatgaactatggagaactgtagatcttcttatttggataaactattacaggactacagtaactatgtgaaagtaaatctacagatctttctcttctgtaaattcaggcccagtccccgaagacccagcatcttcagtgtcctggagctcaagcagcagcacttgcctctccaccgtctccatccccacccgaaagaggaagatcagcagaaggaggcttccaggatgtaaagaggaggagaggagagggagagcagatcaaagctttgtaaattgctttctaaataagtgtttttttttattgttattgcttgtgtctgtgttttctatttatttgttacaaaaaatgtaaatgtgggtttgagggcctgatttaagtgtctccctatttcttcctttttttcttctttcttttcccttttccccaagatctcatgacctctcgccacagaaataactttctggtctcaaaaaagtaaacaggcacagtaacatattttgatagtttgaggtgctacacatttggtacctacagcacatgtgaacctacagaaactccatgcacaaacaataaaataatccctgtcaatcatattgcattactgttacagaaactaaacatccacagggtctaaaagtctaacactgccctctactggaaactgaaaatactggtagtgccctatgatagtgaatattaaagttgcaataaaagagcaatacatagaacaataaaaagcaaagaaaactaaaattatcgttaaaagtttttttatccaatagcttttataaatacattttattgaatgagaagatacattattcagaacattattcagtgggaagaaaagatagataaattggtgtaatttattaacaaaggaagaaaatctacaaaaaaaacactaaatatttaaacactaaaataaacaatatgaaaagagagttatctgacaagtatttgattaactgctacattatttctgtaaagaccagacatttctgctttgagagaagaaaaaaacattttactcttactttcagttgagacagtaattcttttagggatgagcctggtgtcaatctcctcatagacaggctcagctgaagtcttcctcctcttagagatcactgtgagagagacagagagaaacatggagtcagttcagtagaagagaagaccGATGACAGACTGAAGTACTAATGATGAttagagaaagtacagaaagtggattgtagatgatctctgaatccccctacctctcctgagcactctgttctgataaaacagcacaaccagaagcactacggccaggaagagcacagatcccagaaccaggagagacactggatagatggagggaacagctggtggaggagtttgtggaagtatgattcttcttgtctgtggttgagaatctaaaaaacaaatatacaaaatgtatagacaatttatacatgaacacagtccttttattggatgtgaataattttgtgatgaatattatggaagatgacatatgaaatgtctataaacacagaatgatctagacagactggtgcaaagcacatacagactctcactattgttactttctatccttcccaaaaacattacaattattaaatgatggaaaccaaatgtgtgtgaccaacattatgatcaacaatagttaccgaagttgctatcaagcctgtttacaatggagaaaagtggtccctgaccttgcaagacaaaatgtcccatctgtcctcttttattatttaaaggcaaagtatgatacaggaagcctagtgagtgagcataaaataacaatgtgatgtaagtatttttctcaagcatgtgtaaagtttctgtaacagttaggaggcaaatatattcagttgtgtctgttcctctgacctccacaagtgactccagcactgtgggagcagtcagtgtggttcttcagggaatgaggacagtcccacaggtgaatctcattccctctacacttcactctgttcatccagatagttcctccaccagaaccatcagcagctcttctattagcactcagcgccggcccacaacccagctgcctgcagatcacctgagcatccctgatgtcccagagatcaccacatacagacccccatgttttattatgatacacctgcagccatccagaacagcttcctactcctcccctcagcctcagaggaatgtgctctacaaacacaccacagagggaaaaaaaatgattatccatcaaagtcttacaaacatttacaacagtcgtatatactgtatgatgaaatatgttcttatagagatagagaaaaaagcattgtaagatgaaaaatatatacaagcagaagagagcaggagaaaaaaaaaaacagaagtagccatagtaaaaaaaaagcacttaccttgttttaccgttttagttgaaacagttgattttttttaaactagctgtctgttacacctgttatttccaccactagggctgtgccatatcgtatcaaacgcaaaaaacgatactataccctgaaatatcgtgccatatcacccacccctaattatcactgcagggcaccactggggttgctgtttttatctgtccaatattattcattttactttattattaattatatagattatatagagtgcattaatagtatcatgactttcttgatcactgatgtctgttaccatctgataaaaagtcttgtatttttttatatcgtagtttgggggggtgccatatcatatgcaaaaacagaattaaatttttattttgtttcagtagtgtatttttaaaataatatctttaattcagtgttttgtcatatcaccaagagtactgttatcgcgataaatgccatgaaacatcgtgatattgttttagggccatattatccacccccatccaccacacctgtcctgtctacacctgaattcctcagacttacatagacactctgatggactccattacccagaatccctctctaaacctttgttaaaaatatcactgtagaagtgttatctaaaatatgttaaagtgcaaaaaaatatgcaaactacaaataaaacagtgcgagcaaagacaagaattgcttattagtgaaagcatgctggcagaacatgcagtcaaaaagaaagaaaatgtagtttatcaaagacatgatcattttgataatgataagttttcttacttgagcacggtctctcatgaggagatgaatcacacagccaatttgtcaaatctagtgtatttccattctctgtggtaggacaaaaaatcaaatattatgaaattccaattacaaactacattagttctagcattctttaaagtctttaacacctcatcatatctgcctacctgagcaggtaatgcaagcaacctcattgcgattatcacacctgttctccccccaggaagaagatggacagtgccacagagtagagtcatgtttcctacattttacattatccagccagttaggagctgattccactcttgctttagaccaagactcactgccagttcttccacagttcagctctcgacagatcaattttgccgtttcatcagtcatcccatttacacacacattcccccaggttccattatagtacacctccagattcccctcacagccctcagtcagtctgatctctttatactctggcgggagaaagatagctagctagttatgcacattgatttaaacgtgcaaaagtttcttctttaattattcaaaatgtacctccagttgtacatagatagggcattggtacttgattacaagatcattacaaactgagcaattcaagatacgaagtacctgagcacacgactcctacatcatccttgtgtccacattcatcctctccacactgctgatatctgcagttccacagagacgcctcgttcccctcacactccacctcattaagccaaatgggtccagttccagatccaaaccgggctggtaccggtactggagcactgagggccactccacactgcagctgtctgcagaccacctgcgcatcctcaatatcccacaattcatcactcactgtcccccatgatccactgtggaaaacctccagccttcctgcacagtctcccccagaaccaaccagcctgatggagctgtggactgtgttagatgtacctaaaatttacacaaatacaaaagatgtttttttaaaactcctttcacaagatatgtgttgtgtatatgtactcatatttgccaaataattattctcaaatgttcaaaaatatggataatagaggcacttttgcatgttatcatacatacaaataaaattatacatatattaactgtgcaatgcttaccagagcaggtgatgtagagctgtactgtggagctgcagttaactgcttgtgagctgctgcagttcctcagatgagcttcactcccagagcagttgaaacccgtcacacacatgtagctgtgttcaggactggatgaagaggagctggagatgttgagtacagaaccatagcccagctgtctgcagaccacagaggcctcagactcactccaggagtccagcagaactctcctccagtcctgcctgaagaacacctccacttccccctcacactccatccctccagacaaccgcactcctccctcatgagacgccagagaagaacctgaagagaaaaaaatatattacttggcttaaaatgagggagtaataaactttcagttatttattatcagtgttgggaaggttacttttaaaatgtaatcccttacagattactgattacatcactcaaaatgtaatttgtaacgtaatcagttacattacttcaagtgagtaacgtaatctgattactttggattactttttcgtttttttaagcctgaatgaatgtagcaaccacatattgcatattatccttttatttttctttccagttaacaaatagataaacaaataaaacagccttttcaatcactctataaaaatacttatgaaaccatttcatcaaacaattttatgaaacacttctataaattgatgataaaacaatttaaaaccaaacaatgtaacaacaactgtaagctatctacttgcaggtttgccaccagtgttaattttgacaacaaattttgatttagtcttagtcatagttttgtgacgaaaatagcatttagttttagtcacaattcagtaatttagtcgacttagttttagtcgacttaatgtcataagaatatagtctactaaaattacagtaaatttagtcgactaaaatgtaaagggtgtaaatgtaaatgcttttttcatcagttcccttgaattattaactctacacgtatacgaaatgaaacgtttaataaccaattgagtaatattgttaatgtttgaatgtgaaatatatttatatatgatttaatgtatattattattattattattattattattattattattataggtgtgtgactatatatattttacatttaaaattttgctctagaaatcaggtcataaaacaactgaatagttaaattatagtttgaacagagctgtagatgcaaaaacagcttttaaatgatctagttttatctccagcactaacccagcacacctactggagctacagtctataaatgagatcaaaaacacaccttcacacactgtcctgtagagatgctctcaggatgtactgagagacttcatgagttaaagtgagaaacttatgagaaagtgctgtaaggaactttacacagacttttgggttcatagattcacttattttattgttttattttggatatattattgagttcctttctgacctgttcctgctttaacactagctgtatctttcccactgtgagactaaacagatgatctgatcttaatgagtgagttctgtatcagttctgtgttttagtgcactgccgagttaaacacaccatcagctcatgaaataacatcagtattaaaacgcggatctctgcatggagatctgtgggactctggtctgcagaagctgaaatattagtggtgtttttaccggagatggagtcgctccacacggtttacacgttatcttgttttttgcgacgtcaaaggagaaatatatcgcctctcctctctctctctccctgctgaacactgtcgagttaacctCCAGTCGAGCTccgacgaggctgaagttggtttgatattcgcagctccagattcgtttggctcgatattcgcagcctcgtattccccggctgaagttggtttgatattcgcagctgccgcttcactgaaccaccgtgaactaaagggagcgttcacaaacacccgctgtttatattaaacacctcacagatcaacactgaaggagatagaatgaagaaaagcagtacagctgtttattaacaatgtaaatatacaatatattattaaatataattttgtatattgtaaaatatttattttaattactgaatttataattatatattacaataaataattaaatatatatttaataaaattatattttaaaagccattgcgctcaaaaaatatgaggcagatgttcaagtgtgattttgaagaactttttcatgttgggccagaacaaatacacatgatctgaagagtactagtcttctactttaagaaaaacctggaattagcctggcccaagctgattttatactttaaaatgaactggcaacatagcataccgatccataatgcaaaatttttttatgtaaagctgatgttccagtgtgattttgaaggactttttcatattgggccagaccaaatacacatgatctaaagagtactagtcttctactttagggaaagcctggaattagcctggcccaagctgattttatactttaaaattaactggcaacatggtctACCGattcataatgcacaaaaaaattgaatataaagctgatgttctagtgttattttgaaggactttttaatcttgggccagaccaaatacacatgatctaaagagtactagtcttctactttagggaaagcctggaattagcctggcccaagctgattttatactttaaaattaactggcaacatggtctACCGattcataatgcacaaaaaaattgaatataaagctgatgttctagtgttattttgaaggactttttaatcttgggccagaccaaatacacatgatctaaagagtactagtcttctactttaaggaaaacctggaattagcctggcccgagctgattttatactttaaaattaactggcaacatggcctaccgatccataatgcacaaaaaattgaatataaagctgatgttctagtgtgattttgaaggactttttaatcttgggccagaccaaatacacatgatctgaagagtactagtcttcttctttaaggaaaacctggaattagcctggcccgagctgattttatactttaaaatgaactggcaacatggaataccgatccataatgcacaattgtttttatgtaaagctgatgttctagtgtgattttgaaggactttttaatcttgggccagaccaaatagacatgatctaaagagtactagtcttctactttaagagaaacctggaattagcctggcccaagctgattttatactttaaaatgaattggcaacatggtatgacgagccattttgcacaaaaaagccactgttccagtacaattttgaagaattttttaatcttgggccagaacaaatacacatgatctgaagagaactagtcttctactttaaggaaaacctggaattagcctggcccgagctgattttatagtttaaaatgaactggcaacatagcataccaatccataatgcacaatt encodes:
- the LOC125799140 gene encoding scavenger receptor cysteine-rich type 1 protein M130-like isoform X5, translating into MLTLTSRMQRLCAAGSWAVVLLWRFWKQLLLVEQRVRCGQRSFSVEETNLICTSARHLLPNCSHNKDVGLRCSGHTQARLMNGSDSCSGRVELQYLSEWGTVCDVSWDMRAASVLCAQLKCGSAVAVLGSDWFGEGSGRIWADVFDCQGNETHLLKCPISSWSRTACSHEQYAGVICSGSSLASHEGGVRLSGGMECEGEVEVFFRQDWRRVLLDSWSESEASVVCRQLGYGSVLNISSSSSSSPEHSYMCVTGFNCSGSEAHLRNCSSSQAVNCSSTVQLYITCSGTSNTVHSSIRLVGSGGDCAGRLEVFHSGSWGTVSDELWDIEDAQVVCRQLQCGVALSAPVPVPARFGSGTGPIWLNEVECEGNEASLWNCRYQQCGEDECGHKDDVGVVCSENGNTLDLTNWLCDSSPHERPCSKHIPLRLRGGVGSCSGWLQVYHNKTWGSVCGDLWDIRDAQVICRQLGCGPALSANRRAADGSGGGTIWMNRVKCRGNEIHLWDCPHSLKNHTDCSHSAGVTCGGFLYHTLPLNNKRGQMGHFVLQDSQPQTRRIILPQTPPPAVPSIYPVSLLVLGSVLFLAVVLLVVLFYQNRVLRRVISKRRKTSAEPVYEEIDTRLIPKRITVSTESNGVCGGSCSPDTQRGARPSGSADPPPAREAVGAPQAEDEAGGIPRRRLRGRLQPGDAGAADPGGRLLHPRSGRGLGAAARPRKAGFPPTFSAGFCLRKPV
- the LOC125799140 gene encoding scavenger receptor cysteine-rich type 1 protein M130-like isoform X1, with amino-acid sequence MLTLTSRMQRLCAAGSWAVVLLWRFWKQLLLVEQRVRCGQRSFSVEETNLICTSARHLLPNCSHNKDVGLRCSGHTQARLMNGSDSCSGRVELQYLSEWGTVCDVSWDMRAASVLCAQLKCGSAVAVLGSDWFGEGSGRIWADVFDCQGNETHLLKCPISSWSRTACSHEQYAGVICSGSSLASHEGGVRLSGGMECEGEVEVFFRQDWRRVLLDSWSESEASVVCRQLGYGSVLNISSSSSSSPEHSYMCVTGFNCSGSEAHLRNCSSSQAVNCSSTVQLYITCSGTSNTVHSSIRLVGSGGDCAGRLEVFHSGSWGTVSDELWDIEDAQVVCRQLQCGVALSAPVPVPARFGSGTGPIWLNEVECEGNEASLWNCRYQQCGEDECGHKDDVGVVCSEYKEIRLTEGCEGNLEVYYNGTWGNVCVNGMTDETAKLICRELNCGRTGSESWSKARVESAPNWLDNVKCRKHDSTLWHCPSSSWGENRCDNRNEVACITCSENGNTLDLTNWLCDSSPHERPCSKHIPLRLRGGVGSCSGWLQVYHNKTWGSVCGDLWDIRDAQVICRQLGCGPALSANRRAADGSGGGTIWMNRVKCRGNEIHLWDCPHSLKNHTDCSHSAGVTCGGFLYHTLPLNNKRGQMGHFVLQDSQPQTRRIILPQTPPPAVPSIYPVSLLVLGSVLFLAVVLLVVLFYQNRVLRRVISKRRKTSAEPVYEEIDTRLIPKRITVSTESNGVCGGSCSPDTQRGARPSGSADPPPAREAVGAPQAEDEAGGIPRRRLRGRLQPGDAGAADPGGRLLHPRSGRGLGAAARPRKAGFPPTFSAGFCLRKPV